The DNA window gacctggctgaagtcggacgcttaaccgactgcgccacccaggcgcccccttatatatatttttaataagaggACTGTGTATTGTTGGGGGTGGCGATATGCCCGGTaagaaactacatttcccagcctcccgtATTCATGGAATGGCCAATGAGATGTTAGTAGAAATGTTAAATGGGGCTTCTAGGAAAGCTCTTTAAAGTAGAGAGGTACACTCCTACATTTCTACCCGCTTATATTTTCTTCGTGGAAAATGTGATGACTGGAGGTTCAGCGACCATTTCGTGACACTGAAGCAATCCCAGGGACAGAAGTCATACAGTAAGGATGATGGAGCAGAAAGAAGCCTGAGGCATTGGTGATCACACAGAAACACTATACCGGCCCAGGACTGTCTATCCCTAAATTTCTTTACTGTGAGAGAAAACACGTCACCAGCCTGTCTTAAGCTGTTCACATTTGGCTGTGCATGGACAGCCACACATAATTCCTGTGCAGGTGAGAAAGAAGTGCCTGGGATATCCTTGTCGACAACAAATGGGGCCACGTGAGCTGGAGGAGAGTTAAGCGAATTCACAACAGAGTCAGTGTTCCCACAGATGAAGGATGGGTGACCACCTGGAGGAAGGTCTCCAGTGATGTGCCACCAACTCTGTTCCCAGCCTCGTCAAGGGCAACGCTATGATCTTGAATGAAGATACGAAGTGATCTAATTTGGGGCAAGTGCAGCAAGTCAACTGGGTAATGAAGAGACGCTGACAGGCTGGATCTAATAAGGAGGGATCCACAGGGCTCCACGTGTCCTCCGTCCCCGTTCAGGGCCAGGCGGCATCGTGTGACCAGCGGCGCACGTGGAAAGGGCATCGTAGTCACTGCCTTCCAGGCATCAAGGGCACCAGAAGCAAATGTGATCCCATTTGCATTTGCAAGAAACAGAGGTCTTCAACCAAGGAGGCGATGGCCTCCTATTTTCTGTGCAGGATGGGCCCTAGCCAGAGTAATTGGGCCAAGATTAGTGAGGGGGAttaaaggcgggggggggggggggggggggggggggagggggttgaagGACTCAGTGATGTTttgtccaaaaagaaaaaaaaaaccactcaggGACGTGATGGTTGTCCTCAGGTGCCTGCAGGGGGAATACTCCAGGGAGATTGAAGAACTTTCTAAGATCAGAGCTGCTGTCTTATGAGGGAGTGAGCGGCCGGTTGGTGGAGGTGATCAAGGAGAAGCCAGCCGAGTACATGCTGGGCGCATGCAGGAGCTGGAGTGGATGGCTGTTCTTGCCTCTGCCGACACTGACAAGCCCCACTAAACGGGGTTCGATGGGATAATCCTTGAGGTACTTTAGGAGCTGGGGCCAGGAATCGGGGAGGAGATGGGGCCGCTGCCTCAGGACTCTGGGCTGTGTGAGGGCAGCCGTAGGGGCCCCTTCAGGCACAGAACGAGGCCTCCCACGTGCCTCGGTAGTCCAGATGCTCTCACCCCTGTTCTCTGTGCCTGAAGCCTTGGCTCAGCCGGGCCCCGTCTTGGGCTGGCACCACAAGGCCAGCATGGCCCCAGCCAGGTTGACGCTCCGAGGCAGGCGGTGTCCGTGTCAATGATCTTATTacgcaggtgaggaaactgaggcctccgTCCCATCCTCCCCTGTGGACTTCCCAGGGCTTTGCCCCAGGCCACCAGTCAGATGAGGAGGGCCGAGGCCCAGGCCTGACCAAACGTGCTCACTCAGCTCTGGCCCTGCTCACGGCCTTGGGGCGGGGGCAGTGACTGTGGTCCAGCTTGCTCTTGGTGGCCTCGCGCGGGCCTCACCATTTGTTCACCCCCGGCCCTGCTCCTGGAAGCTCTGCACCTGCTCTTTCTCCCCGGACAGGCAGTGCAGGGCCCCCAGGAGCAGACCCAGGGACCCAGAGCGGAGCCTGGGGAAGGCCTGGACTCTATGggtctcctttcccttcctcccccttgaGTCCTTTCTGGGCCCTGGGGGTGTCCAGGCTGTGGGAACGTGAGAGGGAAGGATGCAGGCAGGGCTCGTGGGGCCTGTAGCCACAGTGTGGTATTCTCATTACCAGCCCGGCCTCTCCCTCGGCCACCGTGGCTGCCTTCACACCTCCTCTCTGCCTGTTGACACAAGGCCGCCTCCCCCAGGGCAGAAGGTGTCGACTTGGGAACGAGGGTGTCCAGGGGTCTCCAAAACAGCCTGGCAGCGGTCCTCTCAGCAACCCCGAAACCCCTtatgggctgggggcggggggaaaggcGGGGCCTAGGTCcctgagagggggagagagggaggggggaggacatGAGCTCTGAGTCCACCTGCCCAGATAGTCCTCTCCCCTAGCTCCAGGGGCTGGTGCCTGACACGGCCTGCCAGGCAGAGTGCCATCGGTGTCACCAGGAGGCCCAAGACTGAAGCCACCAGGGCAAGGGCACCCTGACCGGAACTTAGAACCACCTGGTCTTCTGAGCACCACACACTGTCCAGTGCCCAACACTGTGCCTGCAGTGAGGGACCCATTCAGGGCTTAAACCCCATAATTTTGTCGGCCTGCTGTTCTCCCCTTGCTTAGATGGGCCGGGCCGGAGAGATCAGTTCCTTTGCCTCAGTCCCCAGAGTCAGGATTCGGACCAGAAGAGGGTACACACCGTGCCATCAGTGAGGCTCCAGGGAGGGACGTGCCCTCTGGGATTCAGAGGTTGGAGGAGGCGAAAGGCAAATTCCGAGTCTGTGGTGGCCTGGGTGCGGGTGCCCCGGGGCCACGGAGAGGCACTATGTGGCCAGGTGATCAGGGCAGGtcccaggaggaagggagggacctGAAGTCGTGGGTTTTCTCCAGGTGGAGGTGCCGGGATCCTAACCGAGGGACCAGGTGTGAGCCCAGGCCTGGGAGGGGAAAGGCAGCACTGGTGTGGACCGTGAAAGTGGGTTGGATCCCCGAGGGGAGCGGTGGGAGGAGCTGGCCAGGATTGAAAAGGCCTCCCGAGTGGGGAGTTTGGACAGAAGtccagaggagggggagggtgaaGAAGCGGAGGCAGGAAGCCAGTCGGGCGACAGCAGTCAGGCGGGGTGAGGGCTGACTGGAGCTGTGGCCTTTGGGCCCAGGAGCCAGTGGCAGAGAATGTGGAGGTTGGCGGGGAGGACGCGGCCCCATTGGCTAGGGGAAgcacaggagggctggagggctgCCCAGTGGGCCAGGGGCACAGGGGTGGGCTTGCCACTCTTCCTCCAACAAGAAGGCCAGGCCACGGAGGCTGGTGTGGAAGGGCCTGTGGCAGCCCCAGAACTGCCTGGTTCGGTCCCAGAGGCGGCTCAGGCCTAGGTTCCCGCCGTGCCTGGGCTCTGGTCCccacctgagcctcagtctcctcatctgtgagatgggtgTCCTTGCCGGGACATGCACTCAGCATGTGGGACTGGAGAAGtctcccctgcctgccctgctGGGGGGAAGCGGTCACCTGGGGTCCCGCAGCTCTGGGGAAGGACGGTGTGGGAGAGTGAGTGGTGCACAGTCCTGCCACCTGGGCCCTGGGAGGGAAGACCCAGCCTCCTGGCCCCCAAAGCCATAAGGGGGCTCAGACCCACCTGCTGGAATGCAAACAGGTTTGGGTGGTTCTGCAAagtcttttcctccctccctctgctccgtccctccctctattccctccctccctgcctccatccctccctccctccctccctccctgcccacctgccttccttccttccttccttccttccttccttcctccctccctctttccctctgctccctccctccctccctccctcccttccttcctccctccctcccttccttcctccctccctcccttcctccctccctctgcttccttcctcccttccttccttcctccctccctcccttcctccctctgcttccttccttcattccttccttgctccctccctttccttcctccctccctctgctccctccctccctccttccttttctttcatttaattatcaAAGCATTccttccttgctccctccctcccttcctccctctgctccctccctccctccctcccttccttccttccttttctttcatttaattatcaAAGCAATGCATTCTCATTTCAGGaaagtgagaaaatggagacaatcaaaaagaagggaattttattctattttcaggtttatttatttattctgagagacaaagagagaccaggagaggggcaaagagagaaggagagagagaatcccaagcaggctccgtgctgtcagtgcagagcccgacttggggcttgaactcgtgaactgtgaggttgtggcctgagctgaaatcaagcctCATAGGtcgcttcaccggctgagccaccgaggcatcccaaaaagaagggaattttaaaaggCCCCTGGTTGCATCCTGCCAGAGAGAACCAGGTTAACACTAGGTTGGCCCCAGGTTAGCACGGACCCTGCCCCTGCATCCTGTCCTTTTCCAGGCTTCCCTGCAAGTACGTGAACATAGACATAGACGCATCAAGAGAAAGCGTGTCGGggttttctgttttagtttttccattttttgaagcTTCTggtacatgttttctttttcataccaGCTTTATTGGGATTTGATTCACACATCATACGTTGACCTGTGTAAAGTATATAAGTCAACAGTTCTGTGTGTATAGTACTTAAAATTGTTTCAATTGGGGTAAAATACATTTACCATAAATTTTGCCATCTTAATCATTTgcaagtgtgcaattcagtgccATTCATTATAGTCATAGTGTTCGGCAGCCGTCACTTTCCACAAGTTTTCATCACCTCACGTAGAAGCTCTGGACCCAGCAAGGAAGAACTCTCTTTACCCCCAGTCCCTGGTAACCTCTCAaccacttcctgtctctatgaatctgtcTGTTCTAGGTGCCTCgcagaagtggaatcatacagtactttttctttgtgtctgacttactttactttttaaaagttaatttattttgagagagagtgagagagagagagagagagagagagagaatcccaagcaggttccacactgtcagcgaggagcccgacccggggctcgaactcacgaaccgcgagatcatgacctgagccgaaaccaagaattggacacttagccgactgagccacccaggtgccccgcatatGGCTTCCTTTCATGCCTTCAGGGTTTGTCCATGGGTTAGCGTGTGCCTGAACTTCATTCCTGTTCGTGGTTGAAACATACTCCATTGCACGTACAGACcacattctgtttctccattcatccgttgctggacatttgggtcgtttccaccttttggctcttgtgcCTTAATGCTCCTACAAAAGTTGGTGTCCGAATCCCTGTTCTAGTGCCTGCTTCCAAGTTCTTTGGGTATGAAGAGAGCCTGTGGTTTTGTGACCGACTCTTCTAACGTATCCACATTCTCCGTATCGTCAGTAGATGTATTTCTGTGATGACATGTTTAGGGCACGCCTAGTGCTCCCATGATGTGGTGGTAGCAGGTTAGCCGAGAAGTTCCCTGGTGCACACTGAGATGCCTTACAGTTTTCCACACAGGGACATCCTGAtacctagattttaaaaattatttttaggttgcatgtgtaaggggcgcctgggtggctcagttaagtgtccaccttcggctcaggtcatgatctcgcggttcgtggctttgagccccacgtcgggctccgtgctgacggctcagagcctggaccctgctttggattctgtgtctccctctctctctgcccctcccctacttgcactctggctctctctcaaaaataaataaaaccatttaaaaaaaatgttttttaaagataagttgCACGTGTAATAAACGAATGCAAACTCCTTGTGAAAAAATTAAGCATTCCAGATGAGATGAAAGTCTCCCTTGACCACCTCCCAGAACCCAGACCTGTCCTCGCCCACCCACCGAGTAAGTCCCGTAGTCAACCAAAGATTGGCTGAGACTCCTACTGTGTGAGACTTGTCTGTGCATGTACACACGTGCGCACAGTAGACCCTTCGAACACGCACGGTATTGTTCGATGACTTTCTGTGCAGGGGTTGTTTTTTAGATCTGTGTTCTCTCTTGTTTTTGCGTGGATCGGTGGTGGCGTCCTACTGGATGGATTTTTCTGGAACTTGGTTCTGCCACCCAGCGGCGGGTCTTCATGGGCGCCTTTCAGTCTTTTCTAACCAGAATGAATGCCCGCCAGGGAAACCGCCAGGCAGAGGGTGTGTTGAGGCTGTTCTGAAGTCACAGGCTGGCCTTGGAGAGGCCTCAGAGGTGGGCTGTCAAGGCCAACGTGGTTTTGGGCAGCCGGGCTGGCTGGGGGCCCCAGCTAGCCTGGCCACCTGTGCCATGCCGTGCCGGGCATTTCGAGTGCATTCCCGGGCTGGGGCACCATCTCCAGGGGGGAAGGAGGTTCCCTTGGCTCAGGCCAGGGGCTGATCTTGGATTTCTCTTGCTGAGGGAGCCTCGAGAACAGAGGACTGAGTTCATCCTTTCCCTCAGTCTTTAGCACGTCATCTGTACTGACCAGGTAAGACCCTTCTGTGTGATTTAGTTAATCTGGTCGCTTTaagctctgtcccctccccctagATGTTCTCCATTCTGTCCAGGGAtgtccctgtcccccccccccgcccccccccccccccccccgcctctggcAAAGAATCCTCTGCCCGGAGTCGGCTCACTCCCCCAGGTGCTGGCCAGGTGTTCAGTTCAGTCCTAGGAGCCCCcactctggtttgtttttttgttttttgtttttttttttaagtttattttgagagcaagagggaACGTGCCTgcaatggggaggggcagaaaaagcgggagagagaatcccaagcaggttctgcaacgtccgcgcagagcctgacatggggctccaactcacaaaccatgagatcgtgacctgagccagaatcaagagccgGAGGCTTAGccggctgaaccacccaagcgcccccctcccctctgcttttTATTGGGCCTGATGTCAGATGCCTCGGGGGGTACCCTCCTTCTCCTGCTGAGTTGGCTGAGGGCCCTAGCCCCCCGGGGACTCAGCAAGGGCACTGAGCCCAAGGCATCCGCGGCCTAGAGTTTCCAGCGGCTTGTGGTCTTTTTTCAGCCATTGCTCCCAGGAGCATATAGGGAAGGCCGGGGGACCCGAGCCCTGCTTGGGCCCTTCCCTCCTGGCCCGTCCCCCTTCTCCTCACTCCTCTGGGCTCTGTCCCTCTGCTTCTCTGCACACTTGTACGTTTTTCCCAGTGAACAGATGAGCAGGCAGGGCTCCAGAGAGGGCAAGTGGCATATCTGGGAGTCCCACAGCCCATCACACTGGCATTGAGCTGGCTTCACCCACTTCTTAAGTCAGCCCCTGCATCTCTGGTTCCTGGTGCCTGACCCTGGCCCTAGAACAAAGGCTTGTTACAGGCAGGTCCGCCCTGCTCAGATCCCCAAATCCCAGGCGGCTGGGCAGTGCCCTCTGCTGGCAGTGGCTGGGAATTTGAGGACACTGGTCCACAACTGTCCACCCAGACGTCAACTCTCTGGCCTGGGAAGGGAACCTTCCAACCAGGGCAGGCAGTGGAGAGTCCTGGCTCCATTTTACAGTTGGGGAAACCGAGGTGTCACGTGACAGGCTTCCCCACACCCACATGTCCTGCATCTCTGCTTTGGGCCGGTTCCCCTCCTTAACCCCTTtatgccttggtttccccacaTTATCCTAGAAAGCTGCCATCTTCCTCCGCTTTCCCAGAGGAAGCAAAGAAGCATAAATGTGACTCCCCTACGAGGGAGGCACTGTCTGCTCCCCCTGCGCCCTCAGCCCCGCTCCCAGAACTGCGGATTCTGCCACTTCCCCTTGAGTCTCTCCTGGAATCTGCCaaatctctctcctttcttgccaccccctccctcctcatcaCCCCTTTGCCTCCTGTGACTTCCACTGGCTGAGCATCCAGCTGATCCATGACCAAGATAATCAGATTATCTCAGGTCCGGAATAATCTATTCCATATGGCTTGCCAACTCTGAGGCTCCGGGAGCTAAAGGTGTGAGGACAGGGGGTGATCTTAGTTGGAAGGGTCTCCCTGGGAGCCTTGGGGCCTCAGCTGGGAGgctgctggggaaggagggaggtggcGGAGAAGTCGGGGGCCTtcctgctgagccccctgactGCTTTGGGGCTCCAGGTGGCCGCAGCCACATCCACCCATGACCCACGGGGGTTTAGGAACCATGGTGGGGGGCTGGACACTCCCAGTGCTTTCTCCACTCTctggattggggtgggggtggccatgCCACTATAGGGCACTGCTTCTCAAAAGTGGCTGAGCTTCCTAATTCTGGGGGAGgtggtacttttctttctttcctttttagcgtttgtttatttttgacagagggagatagagcacgagcaggagagggccagagagagagggagacacagcatctgaagcaggctccaggctctgagcggtcagcacagagcctaacacggggctagaacccacgaactgtgagatcatgacccgagcccgtcggacgcttaaccgacagagccccccaggcgccccggacatGGTACTTTTCATACCCAGATTCTCCAGCTCTGGTGCAGCAGGTCCAGAGTGGGTGTggaaacctttttatttttacatctccCATGGTCCCTGTGACTTGTGACAAGATGTTGTGGGCACTTGAGGTCTCTGGGGGAATCTCCTCCCACGCCAGCACCCTCACTCTTGGGGCTGCCTCTGGGAGGTAGGGGGCCCCCACGTCTTCCAGAAGAGACaggagaggtggtggggaggagagaaccCGGGCTTTGGCCCCACACACAGGCAAAcgggccccagctctgcccctgctAGCCACGTGACCTAGAACAACCTCCCTACGCCCATTCCCTCACATACAAAGGGAGGCAGAGACCCCCACATCGCCACGTGGTTGTCAGCTGTGACCCAGCCAGGCCCCAGCACAGCGCCAGGCCCAAGTGACGGCAGCAAGCGTGCCCGTGGGTGTTGCCCAAAGCCCTTCCCGTATACTCTGATCCGATCCTTACAATATGTCAGCACAGCAGGCATTACCCCCTGGCCCAGAGGCAGAAGCTGTGTGGGCCCCGAGATGGAGAGTGAGTTACCCACATGACACAGGTGCTACATGGCAGGACGGGGACTCTATTCTGACCCACACTGGCCACACTCCAGAGGGGTGTTCTAGGCTGCCTGGAGGTGGCAGCTCCTTAACAATGAAGGGGCTGCCTCCGGTGGGTGCTGGGGTGTGGTGGGAAGATCTCAGCAAGCAGGGGCACCTGAATTAGGAGCTTCCCAGGAGATGCGCCTGCTGATGCTAAGCAGGCTGGCGGTACAGGGGGCTGCTTCCTTCTCCTGGGGCCTCTGGCTCCGGCGGGCCAGGGATTAGGGGCTCCAAGGGGCTATTGACATAGCACCTTTGATTAGCACTCCTGTGTCAGAAGGGCTGGCCGGGAAATGAGGGCAttgaggctgggggggggggtgggggggtggcggtgTCCAGGACCCAGGCTGGGCCTGAGGAGCGGGCTGGTTCCTAGCGGGAAGGCTGAGAGACCCCGGCCCCCTGCCCGGGAGGATGCCGCCCTGttctgcccgcccccaccccggccaagGACCGCAACTGAACTCTCACCTCTGCTCAGTGGGGCTGCCCCGAGGCCTCATTTCCCAGCCTTACACGTTGGCAGGCGAAGGCAGGCTCAGGCCAGGGGAGCGGGAGCCACTGGCACCGGCACTTGTCAAAACACAGGCCCCAGAGGTGTGAAGTCCTCACCCCAGCGGGAGGGCGTGTGGGCCCTGCAGCCCGGAGAACTCATTAACGGGGGCAGCTCCCAAATGAACCCACAGGAGAGGCTGGCGATAAGGAGATCAAAGGTGAtggggggagaggaaaaagggaggCGACTGACAGGAGGTGGTGGAGCCCAGgccccaggttgggggggggggtccctcctcttccccagctTAGCTCCATCAGGCCCACTGGCCGTGGCCCTTGTACAAACTGGGCCTGGACACCCCAagggcagcaggagagggagggactcCCAGGTGGCAGCCTTTAGGGCTGAAGACACCAAGGTTGGGGTCGGGGGTGGAACCCTGCCATCTGCCCCACCTCTCTCATGCCCTTTTTGTGGGCTCTTTGACTCCACACTGGCCCCGGGACCTTTTTAGCCCTCCTTCAGCCTGCCATGCACCGCTCACGgtgtcctcccctcctccagacctCTTGGTGGTTCCCGGGCAGGTGCCCGAGGGATGTCAAACCTCAGGTCCCAGATGTGAGAATCCTCAGGAGACAGAGCTGCGTTTTTTCAGGAGCAACCGTCTGCCTCCCACACATACGGCCTGTTGTCCAAAACATGTCTGGTTGATTTTGTGCTTTTACAATAACAAACCGGCACCGGTGGTTTCCTCTGGACACAGAATGGCAGGCCTCAGAGGCGGGGATAGTAATGAACTTTGTTATACCCTTCATTACCTGTTGAGCTTTTGACTTTCCggtcacacacacatactgtatTTTCCGAGATGAGAGTAAAGCAAAAGGGTGGCTGATTGCCTAGGAGTTTTGGGTTGTGCTGAGTTTCCTCAATTAGctacaaaatgaaaatcagaattcTGTGGGGATTGgagggatatattttttttttttttgacattcagAAGGTTGGCAGCAGAGGCTCTGAGCCCTCTCAGATGCCATCCCTCCTGCTTGACGGGTTTTTAttctgcaccccaccccacccccacccccgcccctcgccTGAGTGCACAACATACTCTACCAAGTCCCAACTGTTTGTCCCCTTGGGTCCGGTGGGCTCAAAAGAGCCCAGCCACTGGGCTGCAATACCAGCTTCTTAGCTTGGATCTGGAGCCCCAGGAGGGCATCCATCGAGCCGGGTCCAAAAGGAGCAGACCCTGCTGACAGCTTCAAGCTGAGGAGGGTTCTCCTGGACCAGACTCTCCTTGGGAATGGGTCCTACGGcagctccccttctccccaggggTGGGTTGGGACTGCCTCTCCTGGATGTGACCGTGGGCGCGAGCATTCTGGGGCTGCTGGGACAGACTGCAGAGGAAGGGGGTGTAGAAGGTGCTGGAAGAagctgagggcaggagaagataaACGAGTCGAGGGCAGGGGACGGTGGGGGGCAGAGATGCCCAGGGAGAAGCCACTAAACCACTTGGCCTTCTTTGCTACAGACCAGCTCACCCGGCAGTCACAGGGCTGGAAGGCATTGGGGATGCAAAATGTTAGACCCCTCACACTGGAAGAGACCCTATATACCGCTTCTCTTGAGGACATGCTACACACCAGGTACTTCACAGTCTAGGTGGACAACAGACATCTGTGCATGAAGTAGCTATCATGACAAGGTGTATAAACTCAAACTCCTGAGGGATCAGGCAGGCAGTATCGGTTCCTTGAGATTTCCTACGTAGACAGTCTTGTTGCAAGTGGAGACGGTTTagcctcttcctttccaatctgtatgcttttctgtttttgcacAAGCCAGGCCCTCCGGCGCACTGTCGAATAggcctggggaggagcagacatcCCCTCCTGGTTCTCAACATTATGGGAAAGCATTCACTCTTCCACTATTTactatgatattagctgtgggctcttTGTGGATGCCTTTCATCAGGTTGAGATGGTTCCTCTCTATTGCTAGTTGGCTGAGAAGTTTTATTACGGAGGGGTATGAATTTtgttatgtgcatttttctaTGTCGTGTCCACTCACCTTTCGATGGCAAAACCTGATATACCTGCCCCCAAATGGTAGGACGCCAACTGGTGGCCAGTGGTGGCAGCTTGCCAAGCCCTTGATCCTGCCAGGGAGAAGGTGCCCTAGAGGGCCTGAGGCTTCCCCTCCCTCAGCTCACATGGTCCAGCAACGTGGCCATACTTGGCCAGCTTGTTGGATTTGCCTGGGACAGTTTCCTCATAGTGCTCcctccgtccccccacccccgatcaCCACCACCAGGTAAGGCCACGTCCAGGACCGGTCTGCCTCAGAGGAGAAACGGATTACTGCTCCTTTCACCTCTAGCAGGGATCAGGGCCCCACTCCGGGTCCCCATCCTATTCATTCTGCAGACCTGGCTGCAGTATGCCTCAAGGCTCCCGTTATACAAACTGGGAACGAATTTGCAAGAAAGCGTAAGAATTTGCATAAGGTCCCAACAGGTGAAGGCAGCCCCAAGCCCAGGTACTGTACTTCCAGTTCCCCGGACCGCGCTTCCTCTGACCTGCTGGGCTGGCCCAACACGCCAGGCAGCGCGGGCAAGAGGCCCCAGTGGCTGGCTCCGGTGCCCATGCGAGGGCCCAGGTGGGGCCGACCTGGGGCGGCCAAGGGGCCCGCACCTTCAGCACCCCCCCGTTGGTTCAAAGGGTatggccccgccccctccaggccccgagccCGCTTTGAAGTGCTGATGCGGCCTGGAAGGGGCCACTTCACACCTCGGGCTCGGGATAAAGCGGGCGCCGGGCGCCGGTCCGCAGATGCGCCGCCGCCGCCATGGCCCAGTCCCTGTGCCCGCCGCTCTCCGAGTCCTGGCTCCTCTTCCCGGGTTGGGGCCCGCCTCGGCCTCTGCCGCCCTCCGACAGGGACTGCGGCTGCTCCCCCGCCTCGTCCCCGGACTCCTGGGGCAGCGTCCCGGCCGGCAGCCCCGAGCTGAGCCCCGGACGGCCCGGCACCCACGCGGCCGCCGGAGCCCGGAGCGCAGGGAGGCGCGGCGCGCGCAGCAGCCGCCTGGGCTCCGGGCAGCGGCAGAGCGCCAGCGAGCGCGAGAAGCTGCGCATGCGCACGCTCGCCCGCGCCCTGCACGAGCTGCGTCGCTTTCTGCCGCCGTCCGTGGCGCCCGCCGGCCAGAGCCTCACCAAGATCGAGACGCTGCGCCTGGCCATCCGCTACATCGGCCACCTGTCGGCGGTGCTGGG is part of the Neofelis nebulosa isolate mNeoNeb1 chromosome 7, mNeoNeb1.pri, whole genome shotgun sequence genome and encodes:
- the MESP1 gene encoding mesoderm posterior protein 1, producing the protein MAQSLCPPLSESWLLFPGWGPPRPLPPSDRDCGCSPASSPDSWGSVPAGSPELSPGRPGTHAAAGARSAGRRGARSSRLGSGQRQSASEREKLRMRTLARALHELRRFLPPSVAPAGQSLTKIETLRLAIRYIGHLSAVLGLSEEGLQRRRRRRSDAAVPRGCPLCPDGGPAQTRVQVEARAQLLGSAASPSASWGSPPACLGELAAPQPRDPTVLYDEAACSESQAMERSPSSPLFPGDVLSLLETWMPLSPLEWPPA